A segment of the Methanothermobacter tenebrarum genome:
CGGAACCTACTACAAAAAGAACTTTTATACATATGGGAGAAAACAAATGAAACTATAATATTTGTAACACATAATGTGGATGAAGCAGTATTCCTAGCAGATAGAATAGTGGTTTTAAGCGCAAGACCTGGTAGAATACTGCGAACATTTAAAGTTGAAATAGATAGGATAAGAGACAGGCTAAGTAAAGACTTCCTAACCCTAAGGGGTGAAATACTCAAAATACTCGAAAAAGAAGTCAAACTAAGGTGATAGGATGGACCAGAAGATGGTAATAGTAGGTGTAGGCACTCTATTAATAGGGATGATAATAGGATGGGCCCTGGGCATTTCATCAACACAAAACCTAGTCCTTAACATAACCAACAATTCAAGTGACCAACCGGTAGACGAACCAAGCGTCACACAACCAACACAACCAACGGGAGGATATCCGGGAAATGAAACAGGTACACCATCCCCAGATAATCAAATACCATCCCCGTCACAGGATGAAACACCCCCAAGTAACACTTCACAATGATCCTAAAAATAGACCTTAGAGGGGGATGCGAGGAAATGAAAGTTAACGATTGGTGCATGTATTGCGGAGAATGTGCGGGAGTATGCCCCAGAAACCTCATAGAAGTTAAAGAAACATCCATAATTTTCTCAAAGGAAGAATGTAAAGATTGCAGACTCTGTATGCAAGTATGTCCTATAGGGGCTCTTGAACCAGAGGAGTGATAAAAGATGATCAAAACAGACGTGCTTGTAATAGGCGCCGGACCAGCCGGTTCAACCGCGGCTAAACACGCAGCCCTTGGAGGCGCTGATGTAATCCTAGTAGATAAGAAGTCTGAGATAGGCGCCCCTAAACGTTGTGCAGAGGGGGTTTCAATGGGAGGTCTCGAATCCCTAGGGATAAAACCCAACCCCCAATGGATAACAAGGAAAATAGAGGGTGTGCGCCTCGTATCACCCAACGGTACCAGTGTATGGTTAACATCCGATACGGTAGAACTCCCAGAGGCCGGATACATACTAGAAAGGAAAGTTTTTGACAAGCACATGGCAATGGACGCTGCCAGGGCCGGTTCAAGGATAATGATAAAAACCCTCGCAAGGAGCCTCCAACAAGAAGATGATGGTTACATTGTAAACCTTGAGACAATGGGGGAGGAATTCCAGATAAAAGCGAACATAATTATAGCAGCTGACGGGCCCGAATCAAGGGTTGCAAGGTGGGCTGGTCTCAACACAGCCACTAAACCAAAGGACATGGAATCAGCAGCGCAGTTCGAGATGGTGGGGGTTGAAATGGAGGATAATCATTGCATAGAATTCTATTTCGGGGGCGTCGCCCCTGGAGGTTATGCTTGGATATTCCCAAAGGGGGATGATATAGCCAATGTCGGACTCGGTGTCCTTTCAACCAAAACCAGTAAGAGTGCATATGAGCACCTACTAGAATTTGTGGAGGATTGTCCAGCCACCAAGAACGCTCAACCAGTTGAATTAAATATAGGAGGGGACCCAGTAGGTGGAATGCCAAAGAAACTAGTAACTGATGGTTTAATGGTTGTGGGTGATGCTGCAGGTCAAGTTAACCCACTCACGGGTGGGGGTATAATATCTGGGATGACAGGTGGCATGTTGGCAGGTAAAGTTGCAGCCAAGGCCATAGAAGATGATGACACCTCAAAGGAAAGGCTTAGGGAGTATGAGAAGCTGTGCCATGAAAGTATAGGTAAGGAGATCAGTAAGTATCTTAAGGTGAAAGATTACATGTTAAGTCTCAGTGATGAGGAACTTGACTCAATTGCAGAAGCTTTTAAGGATGTGGAATTTGAGAAGATAAGCACAACAGAACTTGTTAAAAAGTTGGTGAAGGTTTCGCCAAGAGCCCTCCTAAAACTTGGAAAATTATTTTAGAAAAAGTAGGATGATTATACACGCCAGATAAAAGACCGATAACATCCTATGATATGTTATATCCGCTATTGTGAGCATTTTCTCTCTGTCTGTTATATTGGAGAGATATAATGGTATTGTCGCTATAAAGGATGGTAATATTACTATTAGGATCTGTGAAAGGCTGATATCATGACTAATATATGCATAATATAAGAGTAGGAAAAATATTATGGATACTATGGTTGTTTCTTTAAGTTTCTCCTTATACATGAGATATGTTCCCAGTCCCGCTATAAACATTAGAATGTAAATGCTGATTGGGATAATAGAGAGACCCCCTAATAATATGCTTGCGGAAGCTAATCTCAGAATATTGTTAGTGGCTGTGCTATTCAATGGTGCGATAGGGGTTTCCTTCAACCTCAGAGGGGGCAGAGTATACAATAGTTGATTTAAGACCATCAGGAGGAGTATTATAGTGAAGAGCGGGTTTAAAAAATTTGAAAGCACCAATGAGAATAGTATCAATGCTGATATAAATAATACAACCATCCCTGGTCTTATATCCTCTCTTATGAATGGTCTGTTAAATTTTAACTTGTCCCTTTTATCAACCTCAATATCTGTGAGATCATTAAGGGAATAAAGTCCTCCCCAGAGTATTGATACAATAACAAGCCCTAAGAGGAATTCTAGTGGACTGAAAACCAGATTATACTTATGGGCATAGGTAAGAGCCAGAAGATACATGTGAATATTTTTAGCCGTCCAAGTGATCCTAGTTGACCTTAAAAGAGCCTTTAACATTATATCACCCAATGCCCAGGGGGCAGCGAAAACCTCTCTTTTTTAACCTTTCAACTTGTCTAGTATGTAGCGGGGTCTGCAACCATAAACTTCAATATATTTTTTTATTCTCTCCTCTTCAACGTCTAAGTGTGCCTTCACGATCTTGATGGTCTCTTTTGGCGTGTATTCTATCCTCACTACTGTGAATATCATTCCCAAGATTTTTGCGAGTATTCTTGAAAGTATGGGGATGTCTGTGAAAATATCATATTTTCTATCTCCCAGTTTTAGTCGCCATGCTGTCTGGAATATGATGTTAAGATTCTTAAACTTCTCCTTATATTTTAGGTATTCTTTAATGCAGAGCAAATAGAAGTATGGGGTTCTCTTTGATTTTAGGGTCCATTCGCTGAAACCATGAACACCATCTTTTAGAAAGTGGCTATCATGGAATTTATCAGCGAACAGAATAGCATCAAAGTCTGAAAGGCGCCTATAAGCTTCATGTTTCTCTTTAACGTTCAATGACCTCTTGGTGTTATCTATTATGGTCTCGAAGACTTCCTGTGGGGTTGCTGACAAATCCTTAAGGTCGCATTCTACATTATATACTTTGAGTCCAAGTTCATCTATGGCCTGGTAAATGTTAGCTGATTTACCAGTGCCGGGGGTGCCTATAACATGTATTATATTCCCTTTTTTATACTTCAAATCCTCTAAGACGTTTTTAAGTTTAAGGTAAGCTTGGGTTTCTACAAAAATTCTATTGTCTGAGGGCACATTTATTTTATGATCCATCACTATCATATAACTAATAATAAGATAATATATATGGGGGTGTAATTGTTGAAGATTAGAAGTAGTGCATTTAATGATGGAGAGAGAATACCAAAAAAGTATACTTGCGATGGTGAAGATGTTTCACCACCACTCACTTGGGAGGACGTGCCTGGGGAGACTGTCACACTCACCATAATATCTGATGATCCGGATGCACCATCCAAAACTTGGACGCACTGGCTGATATTCAACATACCACCAGAGCTTAACGGCCTCCCAGAGAATGTTGAGAAAGTTGGAGAATTGGAAAATGGGATCATGCAAGGATTTAATGACTTTGGACGTATAGGATATGGTGGTCCATGCCCACCATCTGGCGTGCACAGATACTTCTTCAAATTATACGCACTTGACACAAGACTCAACCTTGAACCTGGAACATCCAAGGAAGAACTTCTAAAGGCTATGGAAGGACATATAATCGAAAAAGCAGAAATGATAGGATTATATTCAAGGGATTAGACAATCGATGGTTTATATTCTGTTGGGTACTCTCAGTTTTGGTGGTAGTGCTTTGATTTTTGCAGGGGCTCCTATAGCAAGTGACCATGGTGGAACGTTCCTTGTTACAACGGCACCAGCAGCTACTATAGCCCCTTCTCCAACCTCAATATTTGAGAGAAAAGTCGTGTTAGCGCCTATGGACGCCCCCTTCCTTATTATAGGGCCTCTGAGTTTATATTTAACCCTTACGGGGTATCTGTCATTGGTGAAACAAGCGCATGGTCCTATGAAGACATTATCCTCGATATAACTTTTTTTCGGCAAGTAAACATTGGATTGTATGCTCACATTATCCCCGATCTTGGAATGTCCCTCTATGACAGTATTAGTACCTATAAGGACATCATCTCCAATTGTTGTTTTCTCCCGGATCAATACATTATGGCCTGTGCGTAGATTGTCTCCAATGGTCACATCATTATAAATAACAGTATTAGATCTTATAAGGGGGTTTTTACCTATAATCGGGGGCTTGCTGAACTTCTTATAACCATAACCTATTATTATATTCTCTGTCTCCCTTTTACGGATCCATTCTTCCTCCCTATCCCCGAAAAGAAGGCTTCTAATATCTGGCATTACAATTTCACCCATTCTTTCCAATAAAACCTAGTGGCACCCCAAGTATCTGGGATCCGATTTATTACCTATCATCCCCTTATTATATTATATGGAGTCCTCATATTTAAAGAAGATGATAGAAGAACTTAGAGAAGAGATAGGCCATGAAAGGGTTGATGTAAACATCAAGGAGGCCATTTTTAACAAGAGAAAAGATGAACTCATCATAATAGCCCCTGACAGGTCAGATAAATCCGCTATAATAGGAAAGGGTGGATGGGTTGCGGGTAGGCTTAAAGAAGCCCTTGGAGTTGGCAGAGTCCATGTTGAAGCCTATACCGATATAATCCTGAAAAAGTATAGGATAAAACTTTCACTAGATAAAATAGAGTCCTTAATAAAAAAGGGAATATTCCCAGACCAATTAAAGGTTTTCAGGGATCTTCTCCAAGAAAGGCTGGATAAGATCCCAGAATTCGATCTCTTGGAGTATAAAATTGAGGACTTGAAAGGAGAGGCTATAGTAGCATTATCTGGTGGAGTTGACAGCAGCTTTTCCACAATAATCGCAAAAAACCTCGGTTTTGAAATAAAAGCCGTGACAGTAGACCCTGGGAGCATAATATTACCAAGACATGTTAAAGAAAACATAAAAAGACTATCCAAGACATTGAAAATAGAACACGAATATATTAAGGCCGATTTTTCAGATATTATAAAAGAGGCCCTTGAGGGGAAATTCCACCCATGTGGAAGATGCTCCAAGAGGATAAATGATAAAATATTAGATTATGCAAGGGATCAGAATATTAAAATTGTAATATTCGGCGATTTACTACCCACATCATCCCAGGCTGTAAATCTGGGAGATGATATTCTGAGGCTGAACCTCCCAGCACTCCTCGCAGCATCTAAACAAGAAGTAAAAAGGGTAGTCTCGCAATTCAATATCAGAGGATACGAAGTTTTTGGGTGCCCCCTCCTCGGAGAAGTGCATAAAAAATTCCCACACCTCAGACGATACTCAATACAGAGGATACTAAGGGAGACACGCGCCGGAATATTAGAACCTGGAGAGGCGCTAACCCTTATCCTAGGCCTATTCAAAGAACTTTAATATACCATAGACAATCAAGAAGATACCCACGAGATAACCTACAAGATAAGGGTATATGATCATTAATATGCCTATAATTATTGCAAGAATTCCTATTACGCGGGGGTCAGTTTTCGCTTCCATACAATATGATAAGATAATAGGATATATATATAGATTATGATGAGGTTATTGATTTAAGCTCATTTTTAATATAGGTTTTCAATTTTTTGATAGACTCCTCCACCATCCTCGGGGAAGGACCCCCTGGGACATTCCGCGCCTTGACATTTTCCATGGGGTCAATGACTCTTCTTATAATATCATTATCTAATCTGAGTTTTTCCCCGGTGACCTCCTCACTAATCTTGTCCAGTAGGATAGTATCAACATCTAATAGACTTAAACCTTCATTTATAAGATGGTTGATGAGGCGTCCCACTATTTGATGAGCTGTCCTAAAAGGGATTTTCCTCTCTTTCACAATAGCATCTGCAAGGTCTGTTGCCGTGGCGAAATTGGAAATCGCAAGTTCGAAACCCCTCTCCTTGTCCACTTTAACCGTCGATAACATCCTCCTAACTATATGGATCATGTCATAGCATGTCTCAACAGCATCCCAAAGATGTGGTGTGACCTCTTGAAGATCACGATTATATGTATATGGTAGACCCTTTAAGATCCCAAGGACGCCCATAAGATTACTATAAATGTTTGATGTTCTGGCCCTAGCTATCTCAGCAACATCCGGATTCTTTTTCTGGGGCATTATAGATGATGTTGATGAGAATTCATCAGCCAATTCTATCAAATTGAACTCATAGGTGCTCCAGAGTATTATCTCTTCACAGATCCTGCTCAAGTTCGCGGCTATCATTGAAAGGTCGAATATGGTCTCTGCTATGAAGTCTCGGCTACTTACAGCATCCATTGAATTTTCCATGTAATCACTGAATCCTAGTAATCTTGTTGTAAGTTTTCTATTTATTGGGAAGCTAGTTGTTGTCAAGGCCGCGGAACCCAAAGGGTTAACGTCGACTCGACTATAAGTGTCCTTTAGACGTTCATAATCTCTTTTAAATGCATGGGCATATGCGAGTAAGTGGTGTGCGAATGTGGTGACCTGGGCGTGTTGAAGGTGTGTGTAACCTACTATGATTGTCTCTTTATGGTCTTCAGCCATCTTAACTAAAAGTTGCATGAAATGTAAGAGTTCTTTTTGTATTTCTCGTATTTTTTCTTTGAGGGCGAGTCTGAGGTCTGTTGCTACTTGGTCGTTTCTTGATTTCCCTGTGTGCATGAAACCGGCTTCTTCCCCCACCCTTTCCGTGACATATTCTTCTATGGCCATGTGGATATCTTCGATTGATGGATCCAAATTGAGAGCTTCTATACCCTCTTTTTCAAGTTCTTCTAGGACTTTTATTATCCTATTGGCGGTTTTTTCGCTGATTATCCTCTCTTGGGCTAGCATCCTGGTGTGGGCTATGTTACATTTTATATCGGCGTGGAATATGTGGTGGTCGAATTCTAGGGATGATGTGAATTTGGCAGCTTCTTCATCCATCCTTTTTTGCAGTCTGCCGCCTCTAAGGTTCAATTATCCTCCATCCTCTACCTGTTCTTCCATTGGGTGTACCCACATTTTCCACACGCGTATCTGTCCCCATGGTCGGCCATGAAAACTCCGCTTGAACATCTGGGACAGAATGGGTTTTTCCTCTTGATCTTATCCTCTTTGACTTCATATAATTTATATTTGCTCATTCTTCTCCCTCGGTTTCCATTTTCTCCTCTAGGTTCTTTTCTATGACATGTTTCTGTTCGATCTCTTCTAGTGCTTTTTTGTCCTGGTAGAGTTTAGCATATCCTTTGGCTTTGCCTTCTCCAAAGTATGGTTTTAGGGCGTCTACAACAAGGAGATCCTTATCAGAGTTTAGCATGGCGACTAGTTTCTTTTTAACTTCGAGTATTTTTGGTGTTGGCTCTCCATGATATAAGCATTCAAATTTTATCTCAGTCCTTGAAAGGAGCGGGTTTTCCTTTTCATCTGTTATTTTGATCTCCATCTGCTCTTACCTCCTTGAATTCTCTAATTATATTTTCTGCTTTTTGCTTCATCTTTTCTGCTTTGATTAGGACAACACCCTCATTGGGTTGTCCATATAATATAATAGCATCTGCTGGTGCTAATATGATTGATGGTAAAACTGCAAGGTCCTCCTCGCCATCTACTATGATAAGGAAATTATCCCCAGATTTGATAGCCTTTTTTATAGTTGTCCAGAGTTCATCTGTTATGGTTCCAGGGGGATTTTCACATTTTAGGATTTTAGCATCATATCTAATCTTGTAATTTGAGGCTTTCCTCTGAACCCGATTATCTATTATAGCTAAGCGGGGTTTTAAACCTGCCTGGAGTAGTCTATGTGTTGTAACATCACCCACTGAGATTATAAATGCACCCTCTGGTATGGGCGCCTCCATGGGTGAAGGGTATAATCTCCCAAGAGGTTCCTTTAATTTTCTCCTTAATCTCCTTGGTAGGATTAACACTTTATCTGACCCTCAGCGCATATTCACCAGGTTTGTTAATTGATAATTCCTTGGCTATCCGGGACTTTTCAGGGTTGATTATGATTAGCACTCCACTCCAATTAGTGGATGTTAATCCTCCACAATCTGGGCAACGTTCTTCTTCTGTAATCCTCTTACATTTAGTGCAAGCTTTGAGTGTCATTTTTTACTCTTCCTCTTCTCCTCTTCAATCCATTCAAGCCTTCCAAGTCCTGGCTGTCTCATGGTGAGGCCTATCTTTATCTTCCCTTCTTCTTTAAGGCTTAATGAGACTATCCTGGCCCTTACACGGTTGCCTTCTTCGAGTCTCCTGTTAGTCTCTTTACCGACTAGGACGCGCTTCTTGGCATCATATGTTATGAAATCATCTGTAACCTGTGAAACATGGACTAGACCATCCATGGGTCCTATCCTGACGAATGCACCGAATTCCGCTATCTCGATCACTTCACCCTCTACTACTTCCTGGAGTTCAGGTTTGAAGAAGAGTGCGTTGAATGTTACTTCATGGTAGGCGGCCCCGTCACCCATTATAACCTTGCCTACTCCTATGTTTTCTATGTCTATTACTGTGAGCATCTGTCCAAGTTTCTTATCTATTTTACCTACATAGGTTTCGTTGAGTATGTCAAATGTAACCTCCTCTAGGGGCTCTTCAAACCGGTGTGGTGGTATTCTAACCGTGTCTATGATTTTTGTCTTATAGTACAAGGTATCCCCCTATCCAAAACTTTATTCTGGGTATTTTTCTTTATATAATTCTACTGAGTGGGTGACCGCATCTAATGCTTTTTGCCGGCCTTCCCATCCTATTATCTCGGTATTTTTATCTTCGAGTTTCTTGTATTCCTCGAAGAAGTGGGCTATCTCTTTTAGAATGTGTGGGTGGATGTCACTGATATCATTCACGTCATTATAATGGGGGTCTTTGACTGGTACTGCGAGTATCTTATCGTCCTGGTCGCCGCTGTCAATCATCTTCATCAGTCCTATTGGCCTTGATTCGATGATGCAACCAGGGAATGTAGCCTCGTCTATGAGTACGAGGATGTCCATCGGATCCCCGTCGTCGTATAGTGTCTGTGGTATTATACCATAATCTGCAGGGTAGAAGAATGGTGAATATAATACCCTGTCGAGTGAAAAGGCTTCTAGGTCCTTGTCATACTCGTACTTGTTCCTTGAACCCTTCGGTATTTCGATTATGGCATATACAACCTCGGGGATTGATGGCCCCGGTTTAATATCCTTCCAGAGATTCATATTCTACTCCTCCCATTATCCATTTTTTTATGTGATGTATCCGTTGATGGTGAGATATTTTTTCTGTCGTAGGTAAATGACTGGCACGCCTTTTCTGCGCGCCTTTTTTCTAAGTTCTTTATCATTTGTGCATAGTATATCTGATAAGCGTATTAGCGCATCATCCACGCTTTCACCCTCATTCAGGGGGAGGTTGACGATTTTGAAAGGTCCTGTTTTCGCTAATTTGAGGGCTATTCGCGCGGCGATCCTATCCTTCCCCTTGGATTTCATTTTAATCTTTTTGAGTTCGTCTATTACGAATGATGGGATGATAAATTCGCCATTGGGTGCTATTTTCTCCAGTTCAGAGATGATATCAACCTTGAACTGGAATGGTATCATAAAAAATTTGTGTCGATGATGATCCTATTTGATGATACCATATCCTATCAGCCTCCATCTTGCACCTACCCGCCTTGATAATGCTATTCGCTGACCATCCTCTGCGCAGGCTGGTAACTTTAATGTGATATCAGCATCGTTTTCCCTCGCAGAGGTTACAATACCTACTGTGGTTGTTGTCCCCACGTTGATCATAAGGGGTTCATTTGTCCTTATAGGTTCAACCTTTGCCTCTTCCTCTGTGCCAACGATCCTCTCTAATAGGTGTGTTTCAATGGTGAGATTGTGTCTAACAGGTGGTAGTGTGTCTGGTTCGCCCACCACTGAACCTGATAGGGAATCTGCTTTTGTAAGTGATGGATCTAATTTTGTACCCACACCTACAAGGCCTCCTGGTCCAACTTCTTCCATTGGCTCCCCACCTGCAACTAACCCGACTATCTCTGAATAGAGGCTGTTCCATGATGCTCTACCATCCTTTTTGACTTGTATTCCAGGTTTTATCTCTATTTCGTCCCCGACCCGGAATTTGCCCTGTATCAGTGATCCGCCGATAACCCCACCCTTTAATTGGTCCGGGGTGGCTCCTGGCTTGTTTATATCAAAAGAACGGGCTACGTACATCCTAGCCGGTTTTTTAAGATCCCTTTTAGGCGTTTTAATATTTTCTTCTATTGCCTGGATTAATATGTCGATGTTAGCCCCTTGTTGGGCTGATACGGGTATTATCGGCGCATCAGCTGCACATGTGCCCTTCACGAACTCTTTGATCTCCTTATAATTTTCTATGGCCCTTTCCTTTGATACTATGTCTATCTTGTTCTGGACTACGATAACATCTTTAACTCCTATGACATCGAGGGCCATGAGATGTTCCTTTGTCTGTGGTTGGGGACAAGGTTCATTAGCTGCTATTACGAGTATTGCACCGTCCATGATAGCGGCGCCGGATAACATTGTCGCCATGAGTGTTTCATGGCCTGGAGCATCTACGAATGATACTTTCCTTAAAAATTCTGTCTCGGAACCGCAGTATTCACATTTTTCCTTTGTTGTGTAGGATTGGGGTGGTGGACAATTGGGACACTTCCTAAAGGTTATATCCGCGTATCCTAGGCGGATGGATATTCCCCTTTTAGTCTCCTCGCTATGGGTGTCTGTCCACACCCCTGATAGAGCCTTTGTGAGTGTTGTCTTCCCATGATCGACGTGCCCTACAAGGCCAATATTTATCTCGGATTGTTTTTTCACAAGGATACACCTATAAGTTTTTTTATTCTTCCTCTGAACTTATAAGTTCTTCTAGGGGTTTATCACCCCTTTTAGTTACTACGGTATTTATTTGAACGATATCCTCGGATATAACGTTACCCCTTAAGGTTTTGCGTCTTCTTTCACCCTTGCGCTTTGGCTTGTAACCTGGGCCGGCCGAGACTAGACTTCTAACCCGTCTGGGGCCTGGTATATCCTTTCTCATTGGGAAACCGTCTTTATCGCTTCCACCGGTTATTTTTAACTTGTAACCTTTTAGTCCGATTATTGAACCTTCGAATTCGTCCCCTATTGCGAGTCCTATGAGTTTTCTCTCCTGTGAGGGGTCTGTTTCCATTTGGATGCTTTTTTCTTTATCGGAGATTACTATTTTGAAAGGCACTGTAATCTTCCCTCCCATAACTATTTTTGGATCCCCCATGTTGGGTCCATTTTCCTTTTGATTTCAGCTATTTCTTGGAGCGTATCATATTCGTCTTCTGTAAGATCGTTTTTGAGTTTGTCTATGAGGATTCTATAGTGTTTCTCTGGGATGTCAACGTAGAGTATGTCACCTTCATGGACGTTCCTCCCGAATATGGCGTCACTTATTGCCATTGCTAATTTCTGCCCGACTTTAGCGGATTTTCTGCTTTCGCCCTTGTCTTGCATGCTAGCTACTCTACCAAGGGATTTGCCTTCACTTGTCATAAGGGGGTAGCCTTGTTTTATGGTTCCGGCGAGAACTTCTATACCTGCTATGGCTGGTTTGCTCTGTCTAAACACTAACTTGGGTATTATTCTGATCTTAGCAGGTCTTATGATGGTCTCCATCCATTTTTTCTTCCTTTTCTCCTTGATTTCCTCCATCCAGTCCTCGTATTCTTCCATTAATTTGTAGATTACATTCCCCTGGAATAGTTTTATCTTTGAAGCTTTGATTTCTTCCATGGCAGAGGGTAGAACTTTTACATTGAAGGCTATTATAACACCATAGAGTTCGTTTTCTTGTTTTGCGATCTGTGCATTGACAACGTCTTTCCTTGAAACATCACCTATATCAGCAATTTTTATAGGCACTTTGATATCTTCTAGGAGCTTTATCATGGCTTCAAGGGAACCTAGAGTGTCGGCTTTGACGATTATGCCTTCATCTTTTGTGGCTATCTTAACATCCTCTATCTCTTTTTGTAGTTCATCCTTTATAGATTTTATATCATCTCGTATAACCCTCAGGGGCGAGCCAGGGATAACATCATCTATATTCGGGGCTACTATTTTTATACCCGCGGCCGCCACAACCTCATCTACTTTCTGGAATCTTCTCCGGGTTTCTCTCATCTCTTCAAGGGGTCTTGGCTTTAGTAGTGATCTTATCCTCGTTATTATAATATCATCTACGGTTACTAGGGCTATCTGGTCGTTCTCCCTGATTATACCATCATAGATAACCGCGTCTAATGTTGTCCCCAGTCCTTTTTCCTCTTTGACTTCTAGTACTGTGCCCTTGGCTGGTGCATTGGGTTCTATCTCTAACTGTTTTTTGAGGTATTGTTGTGCAAGGCCCATGAGCATTGTTAAGAGTTCTGGGATGCCTTCACCTGTCTTTGCACTTATGGGTATGATGCTTACTTGGCTTGTGAAGTCTGTTATCCTGTCGAAGCGTTCAGATGCGAAACCTTCCTCGTGGAGGCTGCCGACAAGCTCATATACTCTTGTTTCAAGCTTCTCTTGGACGTTGGCAGCTTGTAATGGGAATGTGTCCATGAATGGCATGTCCTCGTGGACTTGCCATCCGGGGATTTTGTCTATTTTGTTCGCCGCGACTATGAATGGTGTCTTGTACATTTTGAGGATGTTTAGAGCCTCATAGGTTTGGGGTTTGAAGCCTTCGTTGATGTCCACGATTAGTATGGCTAAGTCTGCTAGTGCTCCGCCCCTTCTCCTGAGGGTTGTGAATGCTTCATGGCCTGGTGTGTCAATGAAGAATAGGCCTGGTAATTTTTCTTTTATGGAGAATCTTTCAAGGAATTTGCCACATATCTCTTTTATTGTTTCTATTGGGATTTCCGTCGCCCCTATGTGTTGTGTTATGCCCCCGGCTTCTTTGGTGGCGATGGCGGTTCCCCTAATATGGTCTAGTAGGGTTGTTTTGCCATGGTCCACGTGGCCGAGGACTGATACTATGGGCGATCTTATTTTCATTTTGTTTAGTCTCCAGGTTCGTATATTATTTTTTCGTCTGGCATGGTATAATCGTAGATTTCATCTTCGTTGAAGAATAGTTTTATTTCCCTTTCGGCTGATTTGGGCGAATCTGATGCGTGTATT
Coding sequences within it:
- a CDS encoding GTP-dependent dephospho-CoA kinase family protein; this translates as MLILPRRLRRKLKEPLGRLYPSPMEAPIPEGAFIISVGDVTTHRLLQAGLKPRLAIIDNRVQRKASNYKIRYDAKILKCENPPGTITDELWTTIKKAIKSGDNFLIIVDGEEDLAVLPSIILAPADAIILYGQPNEGVVLIKAEKMKQKAENIIREFKEVRADGDQNNR
- a CDS encoding translation initiation factor IF-2 subunit gamma, producing the protein MKKQSEINIGLVGHVDHGKTTLTKALSGVWTDTHSEETKRGISIRLGYADITFRKCPNCPPPQSYTTKEKCEYCGSETEFLRKVSFVDAPGHETLMATMLSGAAIMDGAILVIAANEPCPQPQTKEHLMALDVIGVKDVIVVQNKIDIVSKERAIENYKEIKEFVKGTCAADAPIIPVSAQQGANIDILIQAIEENIKTPKRDLKKPARMYVARSFDINKPGATPDQLKGGVIGGSLIQGKFRVGDEIEIKPGIQVKKDGRASWNSLYSEIVGLVAGGEPMEEVGPGGLVGVGTKLDPSLTKADSLSGSVVGEPDTLPPVRHNLTIETHLLERIVGTEEEAKVEPIRTNEPLMINVGTTTTVGIVTSARENDADITLKLPACAEDGQRIALSRRVGARWRLIGYGIIK
- a CDS encoding 30S ribosomal protein S24e; its protein translation is MEIKITDEKENPLLSRTEIKFECLYHGEPTPKILEVKKKLVAMLNSDKDLLVVDALKPYFGEGKAKGYAKLYQDKKALEEIEQKHVIEKNLEEKMETEGEE
- the spt4 gene encoding transcription elongation factor subunit Spt4, translated to MTLKACTKCKRITEEERCPDCGGLTSTNWSGVLIIINPEKSRIAKELSINKPGEYALRVR
- the rpoE gene encoding DNA-directed RNA polymerase codes for the protein MYYKTKIIDTVRIPPHRFEEPLEEVTFDILNETYVGKIDKKLGQMLTVIDIENIGVGKVIMGDGAAYHEVTFNALFFKPELQEVVEGEVIEIAEFGAFVRIGPMDGLVHVSQVTDDFITYDAKKRVLVGKETNRRLEEGNRVRARIVSLSLKEEGKIKIGLTMRQPGLGRLEWIEEEKRKSKK
- a CDS encoding 30S ribosomal protein S6e, whose translation is MPFKIVISDKEKSIQMETDPSQERKLIGLAIGDEFEGSIIGLKGYKLKITGGSDKDGFPMRKDIPGPRRVRSLVSAGPGYKPKRKGERRRKTLRGNVISEDIVQINTVVTKRGDKPLEELISSEEE
- a CDS encoding 30S ribosomal protein S27ae, which translates into the protein MSKYKLYEVKEDKIKRKNPFCPRCSSGVFMADHGDRYACGKCGYTQWKNR
- a CDS encoding inorganic diphosphatase gives rise to the protein MNLWKDIKPGPSIPEVVYAIIEIPKGSRNKYEYDKDLEAFSLDRVLYSPFFYPADYGIIPQTLYDDGDPMDILVLIDEATFPGCIIESRPIGLMKMIDSGDQDDKILAVPVKDPHYNDVNDISDIHPHILKEIAHFFEEYKKLEDKNTEIIGWEGRQKALDAVTHSVELYKEKYPE
- the argH gene encoding argininosuccinate lyase gives rise to the protein MNLRGGRLQKRMDEEAAKFTSSLEFDHHIFHADIKCNIAHTRMLAQERIISEKTANRIIKVLEELEKEGIEALNLDPSIEDIHMAIEEYVTERVGEEAGFMHTGKSRNDQVATDLRLALKEKIREIQKELLHFMQLLVKMAEDHKETIIVGYTHLQHAQVTTFAHHLLAYAHAFKRDYERLKDTYSRVDVNPLGSAALTTTSFPINRKLTTRLLGFSDYMENSMDAVSSRDFIAETIFDLSMIAANLSRICEEIILWSTYEFNLIELADEFSSTSSIMPQKKNPDVAEIARARTSNIYSNLMGVLGILKGLPYTYNRDLQEVTPHLWDAVETCYDMIHIVRRMLSTVKVDKERGFELAISNFATATDLADAIVKERKIPFRTAHQIVGRLINHLINEGLSLLDVDTILLDKISEEVTGEKLRLDNDIIRRVIDPMENVKARNVPGGPSPRMVEESIKKLKTYIKNELKSITSS
- a CDS encoding PIN domain-containing protein yields the protein MIPFQFKVDIISELEKIAPNGEFIIPSFVIDELKKIKMKSKGKDRIAARIALKLAKTGPFKIVNLPLNEGESVDDALIRLSDILCTNDKELRKKARRKGVPVIYLRQKKYLTINGYIT